In Cyanobacteria bacterium GSL.Bin1, the following are encoded in one genomic region:
- a CDS encoding PetM of cytochrome b6f complex subunit 7 codes for MTANTIIFNAAVLSFTLILVGLAWGFLLLKIQGNSAE; via the coding sequence ATGACTGCCAACACCATAATTTTTAATGCTGCTGTTTTATCATTTACATTGATTTTAGTTGGCTTGGCTTGGGGCTTTTTGCTACTCAAAATTCAAGGCAATAGTGCTGAATAA
- a CDS encoding ABC transporter permease, with protein sequence MNLIRHFFETRFWSLARKEVQQIFTNKQIIFLLVFPPTLQLLLLGFALNPNLTEISLGVVDYSQTQDSRELVSSLTENDTFDVTFNTIQEEQLVQQVRTGKVTSGVIIPPDFREKILENKTADIQVLIDGVDANTAQITRGYIQQIIRNYNRQIKSTAATLPLNTEVIFLYNPGLISSWFFVPGVMGLVLTLTGSLVSSVTVIREKDVGTLEQLLMTPASAWEILLAKITPLFTLIMGDFLLASTIGWLVFKLPFRGNYLWFLIFSAIYIFVVIGLGLLLATLSKTQQQVVLISFFFNVPLIQLSGAIAPIESMPPLFQFLSLADPMRHYIAIARHLILKDVGIGPLLPNVIALIFFALLLLGISINRFRRQLT encoded by the coding sequence CCGTCATTTTTTTGAAACTCGTTTTTGGTCACTGGCTAGAAAAGAAGTTCAACAAATTTTTACCAATAAACAAATCATATTTCTGCTGGTTTTTCCGCCAACTCTCCAACTTTTACTCCTCGGATTCGCCCTGAACCCAAATCTCACTGAAATCAGTTTAGGCGTGGTCGATTATTCACAGACTCAAGATAGTCGAGAGTTAGTTTCTTCCTTAACAGAAAATGATACGTTCGATGTCACGTTCAACACAATTCAAGAAGAGCAACTGGTGCAACAAGTTCGTACCGGAAAAGTTACCAGCGGTGTGATTATTCCTCCGGATTTTAGAGAAAAGATCCTTGAAAATAAAACAGCAGATATTCAAGTTTTAATTGATGGTGTTGATGCCAATACAGCTCAAATTACGAGAGGATACATACAACAAATCATTAGAAATTATAACCGGCAAATTAAGAGCACTGCTGCTACACTTCCGCTCAATACAGAAGTGATCTTTTTATATAATCCCGGTTTAATTAGTAGTTGGTTTTTTGTTCCTGGAGTAATGGGGTTAGTGCTGACTTTAACGGGTTCCCTCGTTTCTTCAGTTACAGTAATTCGAGAAAAAGATGTCGGAACACTGGAACAATTATTAATGACTCCCGCCTCTGCTTGGGAAATTTTACTTGCAAAAATTACACCTCTATTTACATTAATAATGGGAGATTTTTTACTAGCTTCGACGATTGGTTGGCTGGTTTTCAAGCTTCCGTTTCGAGGAAACTATTTATGGTTTTTAATCTTTTCTGCCATTTATATATTTGTAGTCATTGGCTTAGGACTATTATTAGCAACATTATCCAAAACTCAACAACAAGTCGTGCTAATTTCTTTCTTTTTCAATGTTCCTCTCATTCAGCTTTCGGGGGCAATTGCACCGATTGAAAGTATGCCACCATTATTTCAATTTCTTTCTTTGGCTGACCCGATGCGCCATTACATCGCGATCGCGCGCCACCTCATCCTAAAAGATGTGGGAATTGGACCTCTGTTACCCAATGTAATCGCCTTAATTTTCTTTGCTCTTCTCTTACTCGGAATTAGTATTAACCGTTTTCGTCGTCAGTTAACTTAA
- a CDS encoding DUF3181 family protein — MANSNPTREIEALAAEIGDKIYIDVAKWHLYLSDAHLHTTVAEQVYPLLENKSLTTEQVEDILKRVSVKLGEGRTQLPLLDLLPSHAVSDLMELLEEYQKQL, encoded by the coding sequence ATGGCTAACTCTAACCCCACCCGAGAAATTGAAGCCCTCGCTGCTGAAATTGGCGATAAAATTTACATTGATGTGGCTAAGTGGCATCTCTATTTGTCCGATGCCCATCTGCATACTACCGTTGCGGAACAGGTGTATCCCCTACTGGAAAATAAAAGTCTGACGACGGAACAAGTCGAAGATATCCTGAAACGAGTTTCTGTCAAACTGGGGGAAGGACGGACCCAGCTTCCTTTACTGGACTTACTCCCTTCCCATGCCGTGAGTGATTTAATGGAACTGCTTGAGGAGTACCAAAAGCAGCTTTAA
- a CDS encoding glycosyltransferase, with amino-acid sequence MPQNSWTDNNSYEEFNPIEALLSEWSDAETEEEEWSSDFFQGLGGRRWKAAVTLMMVWGTTIALHLISWGSWLVLAITSLLTLQVARLLFSRPVTPPTALADQDLPSAPVVSILVAAKNEEAVITSLVESLCNLDYPQDKYEIWFIDDHSTDKTPALLDQLSRQYRQLKVLHRPANAGGGKSGALNQALTLSKGEIVAVFDADAQIPPDILRRAVPFFNTESIGAVQVRKAIANAGLNFWTKGQQAEMALDSYFQQRRIGLRGIGELRGNGQFVRRSALASCGKWNEQTITDDLDLTIRLHLDEWEIGFVNDLSVKEEGVTSAIALWHQRNRWAEGGYQRYLDYWRWIIRNRMGFGKTLDLSAFLLFQYLLPTAALPDLLMVCLRQGPPLYLPATSMMFTLSIWGMFQGLRGTQPHDSEAKLTPWQLIGETLRGTLYMIHWLLIIPSMTARLAVRPKKLKWVKTSHQGEEKQHQYET; translated from the coding sequence ATGCCACAAAATTCCTGGACAGACAATAATTCTTACGAAGAGTTTAATCCGATAGAAGCCCTCCTATCAGAATGGTCTGATGCAGAAACAGAAGAAGAAGAATGGAGTAGCGATTTTTTCCAAGGTTTAGGGGGAAGACGCTGGAAAGCAGCGGTAACTTTGATGATGGTTTGGGGCACCACGATTGCTCTCCATCTGATTTCCTGGGGATCCTGGCTCGTCCTCGCGATTACCAGCTTACTGACCTTACAAGTAGCACGTCTGCTGTTCAGTCGTCCTGTCACGCCACCCACTGCTTTAGCCGATCAAGATTTGCCAAGCGCACCGGTGGTTTCTATTTTAGTGGCGGCGAAGAATGAAGAAGCAGTCATTACCAGTCTTGTGGAAAGCCTTTGCAATCTTGACTATCCTCAAGACAAATATGAAATTTGGTTCATTGATGACCATAGTACAGACAAAACACCGGCTTTATTAGATCAGTTATCGCGGCAATATCGTCAACTGAAGGTGCTGCATCGCCCGGCAAATGCGGGCGGCGGCAAATCAGGCGCCCTCAATCAAGCCCTGACACTGAGTAAAGGGGAAATTGTAGCGGTCTTCGATGCGGATGCCCAAATTCCCCCAGATATTTTACGAAGGGCGGTTCCCTTTTTTAATACAGAAAGCATTGGCGCTGTGCAAGTGCGTAAAGCCATTGCCAATGCGGGACTCAACTTTTGGACGAAAGGACAACAAGCGGAAATGGCACTGGATAGCTATTTTCAACAGCGTCGCATTGGTTTAAGGGGAATTGGTGAATTACGAGGGAATGGTCAGTTTGTTCGCCGTAGCGCCCTTGCTAGCTGCGGGAAATGGAATGAACAAACGATTACCGATGATCTGGACCTCACCATTCGCTTACATTTAGATGAATGGGAAATTGGGTTTGTCAATGACCTGAGTGTGAAAGAAGAAGGAGTTACCAGCGCGATCGCGCTTTGGCATCAACGCAATCGTTGGGCAGAAGGCGGGTATCAACGCTATCTCGACTATTGGCGTTGGATTATCCGCAACCGCATGGGATTTGGGAAAACCCTTGACCTCAGCGCATTTTTACTCTTCCAATATTTGCTGCCTACGGCGGCGCTTCCTGATCTACTGATGGTCTGCTTGCGCCAAGGACCCCCTCTCTATTTACCGGCGACGAGTATGATGTTTACTTTGTCAATTTGGGGGATGTTCCAAGGACTGAGAGGAACGCAACCTCACGACAGCGAAGCCAAACTGACGCCTTGGCAACTCATTGGGGAAACGCTACGCGGAACCCTTTACATGATTCACTGGTTGCTCATTATCCCCAGTATGACGGCTCGTCTTGCCGTTCGTCCCAAAAAGTTGAAGTGGGTCAAAACCTCCCATCAAGGCGAAGAAAAACAACACCAATATGAAACTTAA
- a CDS encoding bifunctional sterol desaturase/short chain dehydrogenase, translating to MLMEWLRWGAIALMSVVWVELVRDSYHLLSHFWKPLYRLHQIHHRVFRPDLSVADENLYRRSQWQNDVPECGVMLVGSLLPALLVSDWVAWTGTVYTGGFLLSAMARGSGLAYADELTDLTHRPGTFTTLPGQWRVNRPYHWRHHFDNQKAYYCSTFTIVDKLVGTALSLKGKRVAVTGASGTLGKALLTTLRDRGAKVTALSSKTEPIVLKDGTEIHPLTWENGKEHDLAESLEKIDILILNHGINVHGERTETAIDRSYQVNAFSSWRLLEAFLKTIRTNEDKVRKEIWVNTSEAEVSPAVSPLYELSKRTLGDLVTLRRLDSPCVIRKLILGPFKSNLNPIGVMSASWVAKQIVNLAMRDFRNIIVTINPLTYLLFPLKEFFVSTYFKLFSHSAHE from the coding sequence ATGTTAATGGAATGGTTAAGATGGGGCGCGATCGCGCTAATGAGTGTGGTTTGGGTGGAATTAGTTCGAGATAGTTATCATCTATTGTCGCATTTTTGGAAGCCGCTATATCGGTTACATCAGATCCATCATCGGGTATTTCGCCCTGATTTAAGTGTGGCTGATGAAAATTTATATCGGCGTTCCCAATGGCAAAATGATGTCCCCGAATGTGGTGTGATGTTAGTAGGGAGTTTATTGCCGGCGCTATTGGTTTCGGACTGGGTTGCCTGGACAGGAACGGTTTACACCGGGGGATTTTTGTTAAGCGCAATGGCACGGGGCAGTGGTTTAGCCTATGCGGATGAACTGACTGATCTGACCCATCGTCCGGGAACTTTTACCACGCTTCCCGGTCAGTGGCGAGTGAATCGTCCGTATCATTGGCGACACCATTTTGATAATCAGAAGGCTTACTATTGCAGTACGTTTACAATTGTGGATAAATTAGTGGGGACTGCTCTTTCCCTAAAAGGCAAACGGGTAGCAGTGACCGGCGCCTCGGGAACTTTAGGAAAAGCCCTATTAACAACACTGCGCGATCGCGGGGCGAAAGTAACGGCTTTGAGTTCTAAAACCGAACCGATTGTCCTCAAAGATGGCACCGAAATTCATCCCCTCACTTGGGAAAATGGGAAAGAACATGATCTGGCTGAGTCTCTAGAAAAAATTGATATTTTAATCTTGAATCATGGCATTAATGTTCACGGCGAAAGAACAGAAACAGCCATTGATCGGTCTTATCAAGTTAATGCTTTTTCGAGTTGGCGCTTGCTGGAAGCGTTTTTAAAGACGATTCGCACGAATGAAGACAAAGTGCGTAAAGAAATTTGGGTGAATACCTCGGAAGCAGAAGTGAGTCCAGCAGTTAGTCCCCTTTATGAGCTTTCCAAACGAACCTTAGGGGATTTAGTGACGCTGCGTCGTTTAGATTCACCTTGTGTCATTCGTAAATTAATTTTAGGACCCTTTAAAAGTAATTTGAATCCGATTGGTGTAATGTCTGCATCTTGGGTCGCTAAACAAATTGTGAACTTAGCAATGCGTGATTTTCGTAATATTATTGTAACGATTAATCCTTTGACCTATTTATTATTTCCTCTAAAAGAATTTTTCGTTTCTACTTACTTTAAACTGTTTAGTCACAGCGCTCACGAGTAA